A region of Plantactinospora sp. BC1 DNA encodes the following proteins:
- a CDS encoding ferric iron reductase — MAPSVVADKPATAGVLAPTIRLMPRLHGRTGPEQVAIAEPLVVTDVAGWLPAVGLVAGAGLERLLSGKVRTLRVPLHVSAVLTWKAYTYWLTLPAVAGYLSSRRVPVLSAGNMLVRVSRREPWVVLGMRNPLVTVLATDPSAGAGATRVVPDEAVLLRTMREAIVERHLRPLALAVCDLTRIGERPLWGGLANAVARHVQRAPGLAGEEALATAGTLLRALGVEDLVRLDLTGTGALRVRRRTCCMAFTVSGLDPCESCALRWSRSVQRPLDSLGG; from the coding sequence ATGGCACCGTCGGTTGTGGCGGACAAGCCGGCGACCGCCGGTGTCCTGGCCCCGACGATCCGGCTGATGCCGAGGCTGCACGGCCGCACCGGGCCGGAACAGGTGGCGATCGCCGAGCCGCTCGTCGTCACCGACGTCGCCGGCTGGCTACCCGCGGTGGGTCTGGTCGCCGGCGCCGGCCTGGAGCGGCTGCTCTCCGGCAAGGTACGTACGCTGCGGGTCCCCCTGCACGTGTCGGCGGTGCTGACCTGGAAGGCGTACACCTACTGGCTGACCCTGCCCGCGGTGGCCGGTTACCTGTCGTCGCGACGGGTGCCGGTGCTCTCCGCCGGCAACATGCTGGTCCGGGTGTCGCGCCGGGAGCCGTGGGTCGTCCTCGGCATGCGCAACCCGCTGGTGACCGTGCTCGCCACGGACCCGAGCGCCGGTGCCGGGGCGACGAGGGTGGTACCCGACGAGGCGGTGCTGCTGCGCACCATGCGGGAGGCGATCGTCGAACGGCACCTGCGCCCGCTGGCGCTGGCCGTCTGCGACCTCACCCGGATCGGCGAGCGGCCGCTCTGGGGTGGCCTGGCGAACGCGGTGGCCCGGCACGTGCAGCGCGCGCCCGGCCTTGCCGGTGAGGAGGCGCTCGCCACCGCCGGCACGCTGCTGCGCGCCCTCGGGGTGGAGGACCTGGTCCGGCTGGACCTGACCGGGACCGGCGCGCTGCGGGTACGCCGACGGACCTGCTGCATGGCGTTCACCGTGTCCGGGCTGGATCCGTGTGAGAGCTGCGCGTTGCGCTGGTCGCGGAGCGTCCAGCGGCCGCTCGACAGCCTGGGCGGATAG